In Plasmodium knowlesi strain H genome assembly, chromosome: 7, one DNA window encodes the following:
- a CDS encoding tryptophan-rich antigen — translation MLSYSKSSSVPSKLIIALFLFSASFLINEASAAFRAVLDQSMNYLCNALENAQQPEARSDQWRQNEWNKWEDKLEEEWAEFDENLEDEKDELIKMNEKEWGPWFESTKKKWMNFGKYIDDKYKCEVLKESLYWNEVAWKTWIKTEGRSFIEKDLSMWFASKESYLYRWVSKEWTEWKNEKIKEWFNSKWKREENEYWTKWEEKKLKKSNNSSKIVNTKDYKKWLMWKEKTQQELDNWHEWAEFKDNIYINSNWEKWKQWKNEKRKLFYNWVDSYVWKWIKENQWIPLIEEIKQLSPSKAD, via the exons ATGTTGTCATACTCTAAATCTTCCTCTGTTCCTTCGAAATTAATCATcgccttatttttattctccgCTTCTTTCCTTATAAATGAGGCCTCAGCA GCTTTTAGGGCGGTCCTGGACCAATCTATGAATTACCTGTGCAATGCATTAGAAAATGCGCAACAACCAGAAGCAAGATCAGACCAATGGAGACAAAATGAATGGAACAAGTGGGAAGATAAGCTTGAAGAGGAATGGGCAGAATTCGATGAAAATTTagaagatgaaaaggatgaactaatcaaaatgaatgaaaaggaatgggGACCATGGTTCGAAAGTaccaagaaaaaatggatgaatttCGGGAAATATATAGATGACAAATATAAATGTGAAGTTTTAAAAGAATCATTATATTGGAATGAAGTTGCTTGGAAAACATGGATTAAAACAGAAGGAAGATCATTTATAGAAAAAGATTTGTCAATGTGGTTTGCTTCTAAGGAGTCCTATCTATATCGATGGGTTTCGAAAGAATGGAccgaatggaaaaatgaaaaaattaaggaatgGTTCAACAGTAAATGGAAgcgtgaagaaaatgaatacTGGACGaaatgggaggaaaaaaaattaaagaaatcAAATAATTCATCCAAAATAGTAAATACAAAAGATTACAAGAAGTGGCTCatgtggaaagaaaaaacacagCAAGAACTGGATAATTGGCATGAGTGGGCAGAGTTTAAAgataatatttatataaattcGAACTGGGAGAAATGGAAAcagtggaaaaatgaaaaacgcAAGTTGTTTTATAATTGGGTGGATTCTTATGTGTGGAAAtggataaaagaaaatcaGTGGATTCCTTtaatagaagaaataaaacaatTATCCCCGTCTAAAGCTGACTAA
- a CDS encoding protein RER1, putative codes for MDETEPTLPDFCKKIINTHNYYIDKTTLYVKTRWFSLLGLFILYVLRVYYVTGFYVVSYALSIFLLNLFLRFLTPHNIEEIYEQYENENNGLLLPMKQTTQQKNENNPDDKKEFRPFLRKLDEFKFWLYASRAILTSIFCTFFPFLDIPVFWPLLLFYFICLFFATMKQQIKNMIKFKYLPFNTATKQTYGSVARGNKISR; via the exons atggacgaaaCAGAGCCAACGCTACCagatttttgtaaaaaaataatcaacaCACATAATTACTATATTGATAAGACAACGCTATATGTAAAAACAAGATGGTTTAGTTTATTgggtttatttattttatacgTTCTTAGGGTATATTACGTGACGGGGTTTTACGTAGTGTCATATGCgctatccatttttttactaaACTTATTCTTGCGTTTTTTAACCCCTCACAAtatagaagaaatatatgagCAGTATGAAAATGAGAATAACGGTTTATTACTCCCTATGAAACAAACGActcaacaaaaaaatgagaacaatCCTGATGATAAGAAAGAGTTTAGGCCATTCTTAAGAAAACTGGACGAATTCAAATTCTGGTTGTATGCCAGTAGAGCTATTTTGACATCAATATTTTGTaccttctttccatttctggACATACCAGTATTTTGGCCCCTATtacttttttacttcatatgtttattttttgcgaCTATGAAGCagcagataaaaaatatgatcaaGTTTAAGTATTTGCCGTTTAACACAG CTACCAAACAGACGTACGGTTCTGTGGCTCgcggaaataaaattagCAGATAG
- a CDS encoding ras-related protein RAB7, putative: protein MSNKKRTILKVIILGDSGVGKTSLMNQYVNKKFTNQYKATIGADFLTKETIVDNENLTMQIWDTAGQERFQSLGVAFYRGADCCVLVFDLTNYKTYESLESWKDEFLIQASPKDPDNFPFVIIGNKVDETNKRKVQSLKVMQWCKSNNNIPYFETSAKNAINVDQAFDEIARKAMKQEHQEEQIYLPETFALNNQGDQKIYKSRCC from the exons atgtcaaataaaaaaagaaccatTTTAAAAGTTATCATTCTTGGGGATAGTGg tGTTGGAAAGACATCATTAATGAATCaatatgtaaataaaaaatttacaaatcaATACAAGGCGACAA TTGGAGCCGATTTTTTAACGAAAGAAACCATAGTTGACAATGAAAACCTAACAATGCAA ATATGGGACACGGCAGGCCAAGAGCGCTTTCAAAGCCTGGGGGTAGCTTTTTACAGAGGAGCCGATTGCTGTGTGTTAGTTTTTGACTTAACGAATTACAAAACGTATGAGTCCTTGGAATCGTGGAAGGACGAATTTTTGATTCAG GCCAGCCCAAAGGATCCAGACAATTTCCCCTTTGTCATAATTGGAAATAAAGTTGACGAGACGAATAAGAGAAAG GTTCAATCGCTTAAAGTCATGCAGTGGTGCAAATCGAACAACAACATTCCCTATTTTGAGACGAGCGCAAAGAACGCAATTAATGTGGATCAGGCATTTGACGAAATTGCGAGAAAGGCCATGAAGCAAGAACACCAAGAAGAGCAAAT ATATCTGCCTGAGACATTTGCCCTGAACAATCAGGGTgatcaaaaaatatacaaaagtCGCTGTTGCTAA